One segment of Triticum aestivum cultivar Chinese Spring chromosome 2A, IWGSC CS RefSeq v2.1, whole genome shotgun sequence DNA contains the following:
- the LOC123188944 gene encoding transcription factor BHLH6 yields the protein MDPDMGENFAYYWETQRYLESEELVDSIFVGATEDAISYYDSSSPDGSHSSSTPMGAAMPGAGMGMSGTGANKNILMERDRRRKLNEKLYTLRSVVPNITKMDKASIIKDAIEYIQQLHAEERQMEAEVSALESATGAEDDYDGGLSVDQVSSAQRKKVKRALSVSSMNDALLAAAAAVASPPVEVLELRVSEVSEKVLVVSVTCSKQRDAMTKVCRALEELRLRVITANITSVSGCLMHTLFVEVDEMDRFQMKEAVEAALSQLDSTGSPPLSSMSY from the exons ATGGACCCGGACATGGGCGAGAACTTCGCATACTACTGGGAGACGCAGCGCTACCTCGAGTCGGAGGAGCTCGTTGACAG CATCTTCGTCGGGGCGACCGAAGACGCCATCTCGTACTACGACTCCAGCTCGCCGGACGGTTCCCACTCGTCCTCGACGCCGATGGGGGCGGCCATGCCAGGGGCGGGGATGGGGATGAGCGGTACTGGGGCGAACAAGAACATACTGATGGAACGCGACCGCCGCCGCAAGCTCAATGAGAAGCTCTACACGCTCCGGAGCGTCGTGCCCAACATCACCAAG ATGGACAAGGCCTCGATCATCAAGGACGCGATCGAGTACATCCAGCAGCTGCACGCAGAGGAGCGGCAGATGGAAGCGGAGGTGTCCGCGCTCGAGTCCGCCACCGGCGCGGAGGATGACTACGACGGCGGCCTCTCCGTGGACCAGGTCTCCTCGGCGCAGAGGAAGAAGGTGAAGCGCGCTCTCTCGGTCTCGTCCATGAACGACGCGCTgctcgccgcggcggcggcggtggcctcgCCGCCCGTGGAGGTCCTGGAGCTGCGCGTGTCGGAGGTGAGCGAGAAGGTGCTGGTGGTGAGCGTGACGTGCAGCAAGCAGCGCGACGCCATGACCAAGGTGTGCCGCGCGCTCGAGGAGCTCCGCCTCAGGGTCATCACCGCCAACATCACCTCCGTCTCCGGCTGCCTCATGCACACCCTCTTCGTCGAG GTAGATGAGATGGACCGCTTCCAGATGAAGGAGGCGGTGGAGGCTGCTCTCTCTCAGCTTGATTCTACGGGGAGCCCGCCGCTTAGTTCGATGAGTTATTAG